One window of Pieris napi chromosome 1, ilPieNapi1.2, whole genome shotgun sequence genomic DNA carries:
- the LOC125060280 gene encoding neuroendocrine convertase 2-like, translating into MNGVGLEFNHLFGFGVLDAGAMTALAANWRSVPPRYHCEAGSVKTHTEIPTDGSVTLRIETTACSESASEVRYLEHVQAVVSANASRRGDLEFFLTSPMGTRSMILSRRSNDDDMRDGFVKWPFMTTHTWGEYPQGTWTLEARFNGGSGPSSASGWLRGWSLVLHGSKAPPYAQLQPQDPNSKLAVVKKAHEDNAHTK; encoded by the exons ATGAACGGCGTGGGGCTAGAGTTCAACCATCTGTTTGGTTTTGGAGTGCTCGACGCAGGTGCCATGACGGCTTTAGCGGCGAACTGGCGATCTGTGCCCCCTCGGTATCATTGCGAAGCTGGCTCTGTTAAAACGCATAC TGAAATACCAACAGATGGCAGTGTGACCCTTCGCATCGAGACCACGGCGTGTTCCGAGTCGGCAAGTGAAGTGCGATACTTGGAACACGTTCAGGCGGTCGTTAGTGCTAATGCTTCGCGACGTGGTGACCTCGAATTCTTCTTAACAAGTCCAATGGGAACTAG ATCAATGATACTAAGCAGGCGATCAAATGACGATGACATGCGAGATGGTTTCGTCAAGTGGCCTTTCATGACGACACACACCTGGGGAGAATATCCACAAGGCACTTGGACTTTAGAg GCTCGTTTCAACGGTGGTTCAGGACCCAGTTCAGCATCAGGTTGGCTTCGGGGTTGGTCTTTAGTTCTTCACGGATCCAAGGCGCCGCCCTACGCCCAGTTACAGCCCCAAGACCCAAATTCCAAGCTAGCTGTCGTCAAGAAAGCACACGAAGACAacgcacatacaaaataa